The following coding sequences lie in one Opisthocomus hoazin isolate bOpiHoa1 chromosome 7, bOpiHoa1.hap1, whole genome shotgun sequence genomic window:
- the MOB2 gene encoding MOB kinase activator 2 isoform X4 has product MDWLMGKSKGKPNGKKPAPEEKKLYLEPEYTKSRITDFEFKELVMLPREIDLNEWLASNTTTFFHHINLQYSTISEFCTGESCQTMAVCNTQYYWYDERGKKIKCTAPQYVDFVMSSVQKLVTDEDVFPTKYGKEFPNSFESLVKKICKYLFHVLAHIYSSHFKETLALELHGHLNTLYTHFILFIREFNLVDPKETTIMDDLTEVLCSSSGSSSNGSGNGSSNSAGAQNHVKER; this is encoded by the exons GAAATCCAAGGGAAAGCCAAATGGTAAAAAGCCAGCACCGGAAGAGAAGAAGCTTTACCTAGAGCCAGAATACACAAAATCCAGAATTACTGACTTCGAATTTAAGGAGTTAGTGATGTTACCACGAGAAATAGACCTCAATGAGTGGCTAGCCAGCAACA caaCAACTTTCTTTCATCACATCAACTTACAGTATAGTACAATCTCAGAATTCTGTACAGGAGAGTCGTGTCAGACCATGGCAGTGTGCAATAC ACAGTACTACTGGTATGATGAGCGGGGAAAGAAGATCAAGTGCACAGCTCCTCAGTATGTTGACTTCGTCATGAGTTCAGTGCAGAAACTAGTGACAGATGAGGACGTCTTTCCAACAAAATACG GCAAGGAATTCCCCAACTCGTTTGAGTCCCTAGTGAAGAAGATCTGCAAGTACCTGTTCCATGTGCTGGCCCATATCTACTCCTCACACTTTAAGGAGACTTTGGCACTGGAGCTGCACGGACATTTAAACACGCTCTACACACACTTTATCCTATTCATCAGGGAGTTCAACCTCGTGGACCCTAAAGAGACCACCATCATGGATGACCTCACAGAGGtcctctgcagcagcagtgggagcagcagTAACGGGAGCGGCAACGGGAGCAGCAACAGCGCAGGAGCACAGAACCATGTCAAAGAGAGATGA
- the MOB2 gene encoding MOB kinase activator 2 isoform X3, whose protein sequence is MRLKRNGSYTLNGKSKGKPNGKKPAPEEKKLYLEPEYTKSRITDFEFKELVMLPREIDLNEWLASNTTTFFHHINLQYSTISEFCTGESCQTMAVCNTQYYWYDERGKKIKCTAPQYVDFVMSSVQKLVTDEDVFPTKYGKEFPNSFESLVKKICKYLFHVLAHIYSSHFKETLALELHGHLNTLYTHFILFIREFNLVDPKETTIMDDLTEVLCSSSGSSSNGSGNGSSNSAGAQNHVKER, encoded by the exons GAAATCCAAGGGAAAGCCAAATGGTAAAAAGCCAGCACCGGAAGAGAAGAAGCTTTACCTAGAGCCAGAATACACAAAATCCAGAATTACTGACTTCGAATTTAAGGAGTTAGTGATGTTACCACGAGAAATAGACCTCAATGAGTGGCTAGCCAGCAACA caaCAACTTTCTTTCATCACATCAACTTACAGTATAGTACAATCTCAGAATTCTGTACAGGAGAGTCGTGTCAGACCATGGCAGTGTGCAATAC ACAGTACTACTGGTATGATGAGCGGGGAAAGAAGATCAAGTGCACAGCTCCTCAGTATGTTGACTTCGTCATGAGTTCAGTGCAGAAACTAGTGACAGATGAGGACGTCTTTCCAACAAAATACG GCAAGGAATTCCCCAACTCGTTTGAGTCCCTAGTGAAGAAGATCTGCAAGTACCTGTTCCATGTGCTGGCCCATATCTACTCCTCACACTTTAAGGAGACTTTGGCACTGGAGCTGCACGGACATTTAAACACGCTCTACACACACTTTATCCTATTCATCAGGGAGTTCAACCTCGTGGACCCTAAAGAGACCACCATCATGGATGACCTCACAGAGGtcctctgcagcagcagtgggagcagcagTAACGGGAGCGGCAACGGGAGCAGCAACAGCGCAGGAGCACAGAACCATGTCAAAGAGAGATGA